One window of the Pedobacter ginsengisoli genome contains the following:
- a CDS encoding phosphatidylglycerol lysyltransferase domain-containing protein: MKRFKFFVPFIRENGKIISSYIFTLFFIGLAIWFIKQERGEIHHVKQLLITAKWAWLGAGMLLSVVYVFIHGMMYRSSFAAVSSTITVAEGTLLFLKRNFVSVFLPAGGVSSLAFFSAPIERKGISRSQINFASSIYGFVGILSVLVIAIPVFVYGVLEGTLGQGEWFGLLAALLLIAGIYLLYRSVIKKGVVYKLIVKYIPTVEVFAAEFRSNKIERKHFLSTFIYSILIEVAGIVHIYIAMVALDMNPSLIFATISYVVAVVFLIISPFLRGLGAVEASMTFILIRLGYSNVAAVSITLLYRFMEFWIPMVLGALSFLLKINKLLMRIVPALLLLLLGVINIVSVLTPAIHSRLAFLKDFLPIEAIRASNYFVLVAGLFLLVTAAFMLKGLRMAWYFAVALCILSLVGHLTKAIDYEEAGFSVIVLVILFGSRKEYYIKHNSRLRFIGIQTTLLSILAVLLYGVIGFYFLDQKHFDIDFSWPQSIRYTLQNFLLVGSSDLVPQDGFARGFLFSINISGFLSIAFLIYTMIRPYILTMDTSEEEFEAAKADLEKYGNSAIDYFKTYRDKLIYTSDEFDGFIAYRIAGNFAVVLELPVSLPESRQGFIKSFDRYCMESGMKSLYYRVSEESLDDFVSLGKKRLFLGQEGVVDLSSFSLEGGSRKSIRNALKKVSDQGYYTKVYNSPIKDGLLQKLKSVSDEWLVETEREEIVFSQGIFIWDELKNQTIITVENTEEKIVAFLNVIPDYVKGEGTYDLIRKTADAPNGVIDFIMVALFNYLKEQNYTAVNLGFAPLSGLKTPQNFTERSMRFAYEKIRSFSHYKGLRAAKEKFSPEWHNKYLIYDQDYDLLQVPNVLTKVIKP; this comes from the coding sequence ATGAAGCGCTTCAAATTCTTTGTGCCTTTTATTCGTGAGAATGGAAAGATCATTTCCAGTTATATTTTTACTCTTTTTTTTATTGGTCTTGCCATTTGGTTTATTAAGCAGGAACGGGGCGAAATACATCACGTAAAACAATTGTTAATAACAGCAAAATGGGCCTGGTTAGGGGCTGGAATGCTGCTGAGCGTGGTTTATGTGTTTATTCATGGAATGATGTACAGATCTTCATTTGCTGCGGTATCGAGTACTATCACAGTTGCAGAAGGCACCCTTCTTTTTTTAAAACGGAATTTTGTAAGTGTTTTTTTGCCGGCCGGAGGGGTATCATCACTAGCCTTTTTTAGCGCGCCAATTGAAAGGAAGGGGATAAGCAGATCGCAAATTAATTTTGCATCATCTATTTACGGTTTTGTAGGTATTTTATCCGTATTGGTAATTGCCATACCTGTATTTGTTTATGGCGTTTTAGAAGGAACACTGGGGCAGGGCGAATGGTTTGGTTTGCTGGCCGCATTGCTGCTAATTGCCGGTATTTATTTGTTGTACAGATCAGTTATAAAAAAAGGAGTAGTTTATAAGCTTATTGTTAAGTACATCCCGACGGTAGAGGTATTTGCCGCCGAATTCAGAAGCAATAAAATTGAACGTAAGCATTTTCTTTCAACTTTTATTTACAGCATTTTGATAGAGGTAGCCGGCATTGTTCACATCTACATTGCAATGGTTGCGTTGGATATGAATCCCTCCTTAATTTTTGCAACCATAAGTTACGTAGTTGCAGTTGTGTTTTTAATTATTTCTCCTTTTTTAAGAGGGTTGGGTGCGGTAGAGGCCTCCATGACTTTCATTTTAATTAGATTGGGTTATTCAAACGTGGCAGCGGTTTCAATTACCCTATTGTACCGGTTTATGGAGTTTTGGATTCCGATGGTTCTGGGCGCGCTAAGTTTTCTTCTAAAAATTAACAAGCTGTTGATGAGAATAGTGCCCGCATTGCTGTTGCTACTGCTGGGTGTTATTAATATTGTTTCGGTACTTACGCCGGCAATCCATTCCAGACTTGCATTTCTTAAAGATTTTTTGCCCATAGAAGCAATCAGGGCATCCAATTATTTTGTACTCGTTGCCGGGCTGTTTTTGCTGGTTACAGCCGCATTTATGCTTAAAGGTTTACGCATGGCATGGTACTTTGCCGTTGCGCTGTGCATACTCTCGCTGGTAGGGCATTTAACTAAAGCAATTGATTATGAAGAGGCAGGGTTCTCTGTAATTGTACTCGTTATTTTATTCGGATCGCGCAAAGAATACTACATTAAGCACAATTCCAGACTAAGGTTTATTGGAATTCAAACAACACTGTTAAGTATACTGGCAGTTTTGCTGTATGGTGTTATTGGATTTTATTTTCTTGACCAAAAGCATTTTGATATTGATTTTAGCTGGCCGCAATCGATCAGGTATACTTTGCAAAATTTCTTGCTGGTTGGAAGTTCTGATTTGGTACCTCAGGATGGGTTTGCCAGAGGCTTCCTTTTTTCAATTAACATTAGCGGATTCTTATCTATAGCTTTTCTTATTTATACTATGATAAGGCCGTATATTTTAACAATGGATACCTCAGAAGAGGAATTTGAAGCAGCAAAGGCCGATCTGGAAAAATATGGTAATTCGGCAATTGATTATTTCAAAACTTATAGAGATAAGCTTATTTATACAAGTGATGAATTTGATGGGTTTATAGCCTATCGCATAGCTGGGAATTTTGCAGTTGTACTGGAACTACCTGTTAGCCTGCCTGAAAGCAGACAGGGATTTATTAAGTCGTTTGACCGTTATTGCATGGAAAGTGGAATGAAAAGCCTTTATTACAGGGTTTCTGAAGAAAGCCTGGACGATTTTGTTTCACTAGGTAAAAAAAGGCTTTTTCTGGGACAGGAGGGGGTGGTTGATCTGAGTTCTTTTTCGTTGGAAGGAGGAAGTAGAAAGTCTATCAGAAATGCACTAAAAAAGGTTTCAGATCAGGGATACTACACAAAGGTTTATAATAGCCCAATTAAGGACGGACTGCTTCAAAAACTTAAATCAGTATCTGATGAATGGCTTGTTGAAACTGAGCGCGAAGAAATAGTGTTTTCGCAAGGCATATTTATTTGGGATGAGCTAAAAAATCAAACTATAATTACTGTAGAAAATACAGAAGAAAAGATTGTTGCCTTTTTAAATGTAATACCTGATTATGTAAAGGGGGAAGGGACTTATGATTTGATCAGAAAAACCGCCGATGCTCCGAATGGCGTTATTGATTTTATTATGGTTGCCTTGTTTAATTACCTTAAGGAGCAGAATTATACCGCAGTGAACCTTGGTTTTGCTCCCTTGTCGGGCCTTAAAACACCACAGAATTTTACAGAACGGTCTATGAGATTTGCTTACGAAAAAATCAGGTCATTTTCTCACTATAAGGGATTGCGTGCAGCAAAGGAAAAGTTCTCGCCAGAATGGCATAATAAGTATTTGATATATGATCAGGATTATGATCTTTTACAGGTCCCCAATGTATTAACTAAAGTAATTAAACCCTAA
- a CDS encoding glycosyl hydrolase: protein MSKQRTNFRALIELTAGFCLVLFVLVISVKVALAQKPIREQKAVKAIDFLNSIGVNSAISKRGESLDKTIELMKYTGIRWIRAGYEGDIPDADFIKLHKETGVKFSYGLLSGGTDIERLLKGARKLDAVGALLAFEGSNEPNNWGFKYKGIAGGKNLTWLPIAQLQKDLYAAVKSDAMLKKYPVWDLCENGAQTDNVGLQFLKIPMGAGTLMPDGTKYADFATCHNYFSHPSHPGLYDNQTWNAADPGPLCKVDGLYGNYGKTWLKKYQGYTENELLTLPRVTTETGVTLSNEINEEKQARLYLNLYLSQFKQNWSYTAVYLLRDRVDEAGNQTFGFYKPDYSPRKSAIYLHNLTTILADKSSKFNLRNMSFEIIDQPETVHTLLLQKSNGKFELVVWGEKAKGSEEVEIKLGKTYPLVRIYDPTKGTEAVQFLRNTSAVKLTTSDHPFVIEI from the coding sequence ATGAGCAAACAAAGAACTAATTTCAGGGCTTTAATAGAATTAACGGCAGGTTTTTGCTTAGTATTATTTGTACTGGTAATAAGCGTTAAAGTAGCCTTAGCCCAAAAACCAATTAGAGAGCAAAAAGCTGTTAAAGCAATTGATTTTTTAAATAGCATTGGTGTAAACTCTGCAATATCCAAACGCGGAGAATCTTTAGATAAAACTATTGAACTGATGAAGTATACAGGGATTAGGTGGATACGGGCTGGTTATGAAGGAGATATCCCGGATGCAGATTTTATTAAACTTCATAAAGAAACGGGTGTTAAGTTTAGTTATGGACTTTTAAGTGGTGGAACTGATATTGAAAGATTATTAAAAGGTGCAAGGAAACTTGATGCCGTAGGAGCGCTGCTGGCTTTTGAAGGTTCTAACGAGCCAAATAACTGGGGTTTTAAGTACAAGGGGATAGCGGGAGGCAAAAACTTAACCTGGCTGCCAATAGCGCAATTACAAAAGGACTTATACGCTGCAGTTAAAAGTGACGCGATGTTGAAAAAATATCCGGTATGGGACCTCTGCGAAAATGGGGCACAAACTGATAATGTAGGCTTACAATTTCTTAAAATACCTATGGGGGCTGGCACTTTGATGCCTGATGGAACAAAATATGCTGATTTTGCAACATGTCATAATTATTTTTCGCATCCTTCTCATCCTGGCTTGTATGACAACCAGACCTGGAATGCCGCTGATCCGGGACCATTGTGTAAGGTTGACGGGCTTTATGGTAATTATGGTAAAACCTGGCTAAAAAAATATCAGGGATATACTGAGAATGAACTTTTGACATTGCCACGGGTTACTACCGAAACAGGTGTAACCCTTAGTAACGAAATAAATGAGGAGAAGCAAGCACGACTATACCTGAATTTATATTTGTCGCAATTTAAACAGAACTGGAGTTATACTGCTGTTTATTTATTAAGAGACAGAGTAGACGAAGCAGGTAATCAGACCTTTGGTTTTTATAAGCCAGATTATAGTCCAAGAAAATCGGCCATATATTTACATAATTTAACAACAATCCTGGCAGACAAGTCTTCAAAATTTAATCTGCGTAATATGTCTTTTGAGATTATTGATCAGCCTGAAACTGTACATACGCTTCTGCTTCAAAAAAGTAATGGCAAGTTTGAACTTGTAGTTTGGGGAGAGAAAGCAAAGGGCTCAGAAGAAGTAGAAATAAAACTAGGCAAAACGTATCCTTTGGTTAGAATTTACGATCCTACAAAAGGAACAGAAGCAGTTCAGTTTTTAAGGAATACAAGCGCTGTTAAGCTTACAACAAGTGATCATCCTTTTGTTATAGAGATATAA
- a CDS encoding transposase, with translation MLTGYLENITSDRKLVEHCAMRMDILYFLGYDIDQELPWHSTISLSRQLYPISLFETLFNKVCSLCVVAGLVSGHTQAIDSAPVKANASMESLALKVPVESVGSYLKKADSENSEDKRNNKPIKEQHITAPEHQLKPVERQQQKIRNSEVKPMGASNKQAQLVSNKTHYNPHDPHARISVKPGKARKLNYHCSMAVDTAQGIISHVQADFADGRDSQYLPGLTNKIQHRLQKNELMLENLLADTGYSNGFNYHCLAQRNITAWIPVFGRYKPEIEGFPYDKEKDQYTCTMGKSIPFKRFNKSQDGSLLKNYRSAHKDCKNCPLKTDCIPNSNSKKINRSAYGEEYQRAYSQQHSKRGKQMKRLPQSTLEPVFGSLVHYYGLNKIGVIGKPGAHKVMLMSAIAFNLKKYMKFRVRKASDNLFKYVQKAKSHQYKLDNAPDQAFVISLN, from the coding sequence ATGCTAACAGGTTATCTAGAGAATATCACATCAGACCGGAAGCTGGTTGAGCATTGCGCTATGCGAATGGATATACTTTATTTTTTAGGATATGACATAGATCAGGAGCTACCTTGGCACTCCACCATTAGTCTCAGTAGACAATTATATCCCATCTCTTTATTTGAGACCCTGTTCAATAAGGTGTGTAGTCTATGTGTAGTGGCAGGGTTGGTGTCTGGGCATACTCAGGCAATAGACTCAGCACCAGTTAAAGCTAATGCATCAATGGAATCCCTGGCCTTAAAAGTTCCTGTTGAATCAGTTGGAAGTTATCTTAAGAAAGCAGATTCAGAGAATAGTGAAGATAAAAGAAACAATAAACCGATTAAAGAGCAACATATCACTGCTCCAGAACATCAGTTAAAACCAGTGGAAAGGCAGCAGCAGAAAATACGCAATAGCGAAGTGAAACCTATGGGCGCTTCCAATAAACAGGCTCAACTAGTTAGTAATAAAACACACTATAACCCTCATGATCCCCACGCCCGTATTTCAGTTAAACCAGGTAAAGCAAGAAAGCTAAATTATCACTGCAGCATGGCTGTAGATACAGCACAGGGAATCATTAGCCATGTACAAGCTGATTTTGCGGATGGTCGTGATAGCCAATATTTACCTGGATTAACCAATAAGATACAGCACCGTCTGCAGAAAAATGAACTGATGTTAGAGAACCTGTTAGCAGACACGGGGTATTCTAATGGGTTTAACTATCATTGTTTAGCGCAAAGAAATATTACCGCATGGATACCTGTTTTTGGCAGGTACAAACCAGAAATAGAAGGATTCCCTTATGACAAAGAAAAGGATCAGTATACTTGTACAATGGGCAAATCAATACCTTTTAAAAGGTTTAATAAATCTCAAGACGGTAGTTTATTGAAGAATTACCGGTCAGCTCACAAGGACTGTAAAAACTGTCCTTTAAAGACTGACTGCATCCCAAATAGCAACTCGAAAAAAATCAACAGATCAGCCTATGGAGAAGAGTATCAAAGAGCATATAGTCAGCAGCATAGCAAAAGAGGTAAGCAAATGAAACGATTACCTCAAAGCACCCTGGAGCCAGTATTTGGAAGTCTTGTTCATTACTACGGCTTGAATAAAATTGGTGTAATAGGAAAACCCGGTGCACATAAAGTCATGTTGATGTCTGCAATAGCTTTCAATCTTAAGAAATACATGAAATTCAGAGTAAGGAAAGCCTCAGATAACCTCTTTAAGTATGTACAAAAAGCAAAGAGTCATCAATATAAACTAGATAATGCTCCAGATCAAGCATTTGTCATAAGCCTGAATTAA
- a CDS encoding DUF6265 family protein yields the protein MKKIILLTLLILLKIGVYGQQKSKQDFQKLKWLSGDWIRTNGKPGHKGYESWKVISPSKLVGEGVTIKGTDTVFFEKMELLTKGNDIFFTAIAKGDPNPTFFKLTSISNSGFVCENPEHDFPKKIAYTLKDKKIYATISGDGHSVDFIFIKKP from the coding sequence ATGAAAAAAATAATTCTCCTCACCCTACTGATTTTACTTAAAATTGGAGTTTACGGTCAGCAAAAATCTAAGCAGGATTTTCAAAAATTAAAATGGCTGTCTGGCGATTGGATTCGTACCAATGGTAAACCCGGGCATAAAGGCTATGAAAGCTGGAAAGTAATATCTCCTTCAAAATTAGTGGGTGAGGGGGTAACCATTAAAGGCACCGATACAGTGTTCTTTGAAAAGATGGAATTGTTGACCAAAGGGAACGATATTTTCTTTACCGCAATTGCAAAAGGCGATCCAAATCCTACCTTCTTTAAACTAACGTCCATTTCCAATAGTGGATTTGTTTGCGAAAACCCAGAACACGACTTTCCCAAAAAAATAGCTTATACGCTAAAAGATAAAAAAATATATGCTACAATATCTGGTGATGGACATAGTGTTGATTTTATTTTTATTAAAAAACCATGA
- a CDS encoding DUF3347 domain-containing protein, which produces MKTVTNFIITLAAVTLLAACGNSQKNANADAHDGHNHAAGEGHAAPTEKSSATVSLKDDKLNAVYQHYVHLTNALVKGDVAEAKVAANAIELGSKELSNGTSLATIVAKIGSATDIDAQRIAFAELSTNFIERVKASGLSSGELYVDYCPMALNDKGASWLSSQKEIKNPYFGENMLTCGDVKETIN; this is translated from the coding sequence ATGAAAACAGTAACTAATTTCATTATTACTTTGGCAGCAGTAACCTTACTTGCTGCCTGTGGCAACTCGCAAAAAAACGCAAATGCTGATGCACACGATGGTCATAACCATGCAGCAGGCGAGGGACATGCTGCACCTACAGAAAAGAGTAGCGCCACAGTAAGTTTAAAAGACGATAAATTAAACGCAGTTTATCAGCATTATGTTCACTTAACCAACGCGCTTGTTAAAGGAGATGTGGCTGAGGCAAAGGTAGCTGCTAATGCAATTGAACTAGGCTCAAAAGAATTAAGTAACGGAACTTCTTTAGCAACAATTGTAGCTAAAATAGGATCTGCCACTGATATTGATGCACAAAGAATTGCATTTGCCGAATTGAGTACAAACTTTATTGAAAGAGTAAAAGCATCTGGCCTAAGCTCTGGTGAGTTGTATGTAGATTATTGCCCAATGGCCTTAAATGATAAAGGTGCATCGTGGTTAAGTAGCCAAAAGGAAATAAAGAACCCTTATTTTGGCGAAAATATGCTTACCTGTGGTGATGTAAAAGAAACTATAAACTAA
- a CDS encoding efflux RND transporter periplasmic adaptor subunit: MERKVFIKKFALLALVPSVFVAACSSEDKSKGKVGAVKQQTFTCPMHPQIIKNEMGTCPICGMDLVPFEKNSNEKALKIDEKRQALANITTLVIGEGNLSGAKQLNGRLTVNPEQSSYISSRIAGRIEQLYIRETGAKVGKGQPLYKLYSEQLATLQQEYLMAIAQEKQFQGDKIERQIVAAAKQKLQLYGQSESQIQQLVKTQKKDPYVVFYAPEGGVVAELSVTQGQYVTEGSPILRLEGYGQLWVEADVYPNEAKNIKIGQKVKVVIAGWEDQPKEMTISFITPSLQAGTQLTQIRGSIANPRQQWQPGLQANVFLPSASKSNVLTLPVDAVVRDGKGMHVWVKNGKDHFEPRLVKTGQENNNEVEISEGLKNGDQVVVTGAYLLYSEYILKKGKNPIEGLKIK, from the coding sequence ATGGAACGGAAAGTATTTATAAAAAAGTTTGCCCTGCTGGCTTTGGTTCCGTCGGTATTTGTTGCTGCCTGCAGTAGCGAGGATAAATCGAAAGGGAAAGTGGGTGCGGTAAAACAGCAAACGTTTACCTGCCCTATGCACCCACAGATAATAAAAAACGAGATGGGTACCTGCCCGATCTGTGGAATGGATCTGGTGCCGTTTGAAAAAAACAGTAATGAAAAAGCCCTTAAAATAGATGAGAAGCGACAGGCCCTGGCTAATATTACTACCTTAGTAATTGGCGAAGGTAACCTTTCAGGAGCTAAACAGCTTAATGGCAGACTTACTGTAAACCCAGAGCAAAGCAGCTATATATCGAGCAGAATTGCCGGTAGAATTGAGCAATTGTATATCAGAGAAACCGGAGCTAAAGTTGGTAAAGGACAACCTCTATACAAACTTTACTCAGAGCAATTGGCTACGCTTCAACAAGAATACCTGATGGCTATAGCCCAGGAAAAACAATTCCAGGGCGATAAAATAGAACGACAGATTGTAGCCGCTGCAAAACAAAAATTGCAATTGTATGGGCAATCTGAAAGTCAGATCCAACAGCTTGTTAAAACTCAGAAAAAAGATCCATATGTGGTATTCTATGCGCCAGAAGGTGGAGTAGTTGCCGAATTATCAGTAACACAAGGCCAATATGTAACAGAAGGTAGCCCGATTTTAAGACTGGAAGGATATGGTCAGTTATGGGTTGAGGCTGATGTTTATCCAAACGAGGCCAAGAATATTAAAATAGGGCAGAAGGTTAAAGTAGTTATTGCCGGATGGGAAGATCAGCCAAAGGAAATGACCATTAGCTTTATTACGCCGTCACTTCAGGCTGGAACACAGCTTACCCAAATCAGAGGAAGCATTGCAAACCCACGGCAGCAATGGCAGCCGGGCCTGCAGGCAAATGTTTTTTTACCATCGGCAAGTAAAAGTAACGTGTTGACTTTACCGGTTGATGCTGTAGTTAGGGATGGTAAAGGAATGCATGTGTGGGTTAAAAATGGTAAAGACCACTTTGAACCACGATTAGTAAAAACCGGACAAGAGAATAACAATGAAGTAGAGATTTCTGAAGGTTTAAAAAACGGAGATCAGGTTGTTGTAACCGGGGCTTACCTTTTATATAGCGAGTACATCCTTAAAAAAGGTAAAAATCCAATTGAAGGGCTTAAAATAAAATAG
- a CDS encoding efflux RND transporter periplasmic adaptor subunit: protein MRKNYIAKLQTYRLVALALIGLLAISACNSAKNNKHTNHDDPGVVKIDSNLSHLLKPSNEQVVSTLPVIKAEYGTKIFTEEAQGIINYDTRNQSSIASRVSGRIERLLIKYNYQPVKKGQLIMEVYSPDLAAAQQELLFLKGTGTDQTMLQGAKQRLMLLGMSAASINQLLKTGKVNYRIPIYSNADGYILEKSAAPAPVASARASTASSGGDGMDNMGGGGSPSAAAPVSAVPVNSPVLLRVGQYVSAGQSLFTIYNANQLIAEFSLKPALASLIKKGDKFLFYKTADKSTIQNAGIGMIQPVFKDGVNFTIARTYLNKPNFRVGELLTARIPVLLEASWWLPESAAVSLGNKTVVFKKGGNVVIPKVVKSGVTISGMIQIKEDIRNWEVSKNAAYLVDSESFIKMTENKRN, encoded by the coding sequence ATGAGAAAGAATTATATCGCTAAGCTGCAAACCTACAGACTGGTTGCACTTGCCCTGATCGGCTTATTGGCAATTAGCGCTTGCAACAGTGCTAAAAACAATAAACATACCAATCACGATGATCCGGGTGTGGTAAAAATTGACAGTAATCTTTCTCACTTGTTGAAGCCTTCAAACGAGCAGGTAGTATCTACACTACCTGTAATTAAGGCCGAATATGGTACTAAAATATTTACGGAAGAGGCTCAAGGTATCATTAATTACGATACAAGAAATCAGAGCAGTATTGCCAGCAGAGTGAGTGGAAGAATAGAGCGTTTGCTAATCAAATACAATTATCAGCCAGTTAAAAAAGGACAACTGATAATGGAGGTTTACTCTCCGGATTTGGCGGCTGCACAGCAGGAATTGCTATTCCTGAAAGGTACAGGAACTGATCAGACCATGTTGCAGGGAGCAAAGCAACGCTTAATGTTACTGGGGATGAGTGCTGCCAGCATCAATCAGCTCTTAAAAACAGGAAAGGTAAATTACCGTATTCCGATATACAGCAATGCAGATGGATACATCCTCGAAAAATCTGCAGCACCGGCACCTGTTGCTAGTGCAAGGGCATCGACAGCATCATCTGGTGGAGACGGAATGGATAATATGGGAGGCGGAGGGAGCCCATCGGCAGCAGCTCCTGTAAGTGCTGTTCCGGTAAATTCTCCTGTGCTTTTGCGTGTCGGGCAATATGTAAGCGCCGGACAATCGCTTTTTACCATCTACAATGCCAATCAGCTGATTGCTGAATTTTCCTTAAAGCCTGCCCTGGCGTCGCTGATTAAAAAGGGAGACAAGTTTTTATTCTATAAAACCGCTGATAAAAGTACCATTCAGAATGCCGGTATAGGTATGATACAGCCAGTTTTTAAAGATGGAGTGAACTTTACCATTGCCCGCACTTATCTTAATAAACCAAACTTTAGGGTAGGTGAGCTACTAACTGCCAGAATTCCTGTATTACTTGAGGCATCCTGGTGGTTGCCAGAATCAGCTGCGGTATCTCTTGGTAATAAAACAGTGGTGTTTAAAAAGGGAGGTAATGTTGTTATCCCTAAAGTTGTAAAATCGGGGGTTACCATATCCGGAATGATACAGATTAAAGAAGACATCAGGAACTGGGAGGTAAGTAAAAATGCAGCTTATCTGGTAGATAGCGAAAGCTTCATAAAAATGACTGAAAACAAAAGAAATTAA
- a CDS encoding TolC family protein: protein MYIIKKLTWVLLLLPFYTAAQQKQVLSLDTILYRIDKNNLLLQSYGLKAESYKHTAKAATAWMAPMIGVGTFMTPYPGQELMDDRDKGSIMVQLEQDIPNLSKLNANKRYIESKGKAENETRGITLNEYKTQAKRLYFGWLVAAQKIEVLKQNEKIMQTMKKIEEIRYPFNQSKLGSVYKTTAKLEENRNMIRMQEGDIAKSKAWLNSLMNQPGNADIAIDTNYQPKFVQANAIDTGSLAMARNDIKKMDYNIQSMQLNIEAMKKQSKPDFKLRFDHMSPLTKMMPKAFSVMGMVSIPIAPWSSKMYKSEVKGMEYEVQAMGKEKAAMLQETQGMLYGMQFEIQSMQKRIDAMETKIIPTLQKSLDVNFLNYRENKMELPEVIDSWEALTMMQTSVLDEKLKLYLMIADYEKELYR, encoded by the coding sequence ATGTACATCATTAAAAAATTAACATGGGTATTGTTGTTGCTGCCCTTTTACACTGCAGCCCAGCAAAAACAGGTGCTATCGTTGGATACGATTTTGTACCGTATAGATAAAAATAATCTTTTACTGCAATCGTATGGCTTAAAAGCCGAGAGCTATAAACATACCGCCAAAGCGGCTACAGCCTGGATGGCGCCAATGATAGGTGTGGGTACTTTTATGACCCCTTATCCGGGTCAGGAACTTATGGACGACAGGGATAAAGGATCTATAATGGTGCAGCTGGAACAGGATATTCCAAACCTGTCTAAATTAAATGCCAACAAGCGTTATATCGAATCGAAAGGTAAGGCAGAGAATGAAACCCGCGGCATTACCTTAAATGAATATAAAACACAGGCAAAGCGATTATATTTCGGTTGGCTGGTTGCAGCTCAGAAAATAGAGGTGCTTAAGCAAAATGAAAAAATCATGCAAACCATGAAGAAGATTGAAGAGATCAGGTATCCCTTTAATCAATCGAAATTGGGTAGCGTATATAAAACCACTGCAAAACTGGAAGAAAACAGAAATATGATCCGTATGCAGGAAGGGGATATTGCTAAATCAAAAGCATGGTTAAATAGTTTAATGAACCAGCCCGGAAATGCAGATATAGCTATTGATACCAATTATCAGCCAAAGTTTGTACAGGCAAATGCTATTGATACAGGAAGCCTGGCCATGGCCAGAAACGATATCAAGAAGATGGATTATAATATCCAATCTATGCAACTAAATATCGAAGCAATGAAAAAGCAAAGCAAGCCCGATTTTAAGCTGCGGTTCGATCATATGTCGCCCTTAACCAAGATGATGCCTAAAGCTTTCAGTGTAATGGGTATGGTAAGCATTCCTATTGCCCCATGGTCTTCAAAAATGTACAAATCAGAAGTGAAGGGCATGGAATATGAAGTACAGGCAATGGGCAAAGAGAAGGCCGCTATGCTACAGGAAACACAAGGGATGCTCTATGGTATGCAGTTCGAAATCCAGTCTATGCAAAAGCGTATTGATGCTATGGAAACTAAGATTATTCCAACACTGCAAAAATCGCTGGATGTTAACTTTTTAAACTACCGTGAGAATAAGATGGAACTGCCAGAGGTAATTGATTCGTGGGAAGCACTTACCATGATGCAGACCAGTGTTTTAGATGAGAAATTGAAACTTTATTTAATGATAGCCGATTATGAGAAAGAATTATATCGCTAA